The proteins below are encoded in one region of Oncorhynchus gorbuscha isolate QuinsamMale2020 ecotype Even-year linkage group LG01, OgorEven_v1.0, whole genome shotgun sequence:
- the aifm5 gene encoding apoptosis-inducing factor 3, giving the protein MSGRPDCSELLDVDPDEASEELTEVVCLESELKDGQMMEVEVGRHNVLLVRSEGIYSAIGNQCTHYGAPLSKGVLSGHRVRCPWHGACFNIQTGDLEEYPGMDCLPCHTVKVENNKVYVSVNKKAARQTKRIKCMGSRVEGVIHTILLLGGGSASLVCAETLRQENFGGRIIMVTRDNLLPYDKTRLSKVMNVEDDSILLRRMEFFHKHDIEVWLRKEAMSLDTEKKKVTFDDGSVQSYDQLLISTGCRAKGLECPGKDLENVKMLETPEDARQIHVACMGCHIVIVGTSFVGMEVASYMTDKASSITVIGSSELPYQKTLGPEIGKVTMMMLAEKDVAFYMNDNVSEVRGENGKVKEVVLKSGTVIPADVLIVGIGVIPNSEFLQGTPIAMDSKSSVIVDKCMRTNVLEVFCGGDLATFPLTMAKDQRVNIGHWQMAQAHGRVAALNMLNIPTELNSVPYYWTVLLGKNIRYTGYGEGYTDIVVKGKVEEQKFLAFYIKDDEVIAAASLNYDPAVSAVAERFAAGNTITKKEAESDDLRWLKLKLS; this is encoded by the exons ATGTCTGGAAGGCCAG ATTGTAGCGAGTTGCTGGATGTCGACCCTGACGAAGCTTCTGAAGAGCTGACAGAGGTGGTGTGTCTGGAGTCAGAACTAAAGGACGGACa gatgatggaggtggaggtgggacgTCACAATGTTCTGTTGGTACGGAGTGAAGGCATATACAGCGCCATCGGCAACCAGTGTACACACTACGGAGCTCCCTTGAGCAAAG gggttcTATCAGGGCACAGGGTGCGATGCCCGTGGCACGGTGCCTGCTTCAACATCCAGACAGGAGACCTAGAGGAATACCCTGGCATGGACTGTCTACCCTGTCACacg GTGAAAGTCGAAAACAACAAAGTGTATGTGTCCGTAAACAAAAAG gCAGCGAGACAGACCAAACGAATAAAGTGTATGGGATCCAGAGTAGAAGGCGTCATCCACACCATCCTACTGCTCGGGGGAG GGTCTGCGTCGTTAGTGTGTGCGGAAACTCTGAGACAGGAGAACTTCGGAGGCAGAATCATCATGGTAACCAGGGACAACCTTCTGCCCTATGACAAAACACGACTCAGCAAG GTAATGAATGTGGAGGATGACAGCATTTTGCTGAGGAGGATGGAGTTCTTCCATAAACACGACATCGAGGTGTGGCTCCGCAAAGAG GCCATGTCGTTGGACACAGAGAAGAAGAAAGTAACATTTGATGACGGTTCAGTCCAGAGCTACGACCAGCTCCTCATATCCACAGGCTGCAG AGCGAAGGGTCTGGAGTGTCCaggtaaagacctggagaatgtAAAGATGCTGGAGACACCAGAGGATGCAAGGCAGATACATGTTGCCTGTATGGGCTGTCATATCGTGATCGTGGGGACATCCTTCGTTG GCATGGAGGTGGCATCCTATATGACAGACAAGGCCTCCAGCATCACAGTGATTGGCAGCAGTGAGCTACCCTACCAGAAGACCTTGGGCCCTGAGATTGGCAAGGTCACCATGATg ATGCTTGCAGAGAAGGATGTGGCATTTTATATGAATGACAATGTGTCAGAGGTCCGCGGAGAGAACGGAAAG GTAAAAGAGGTTGTGCTGAAGAGTGGGACAGTCATTCCTGCTGATGTTTTAATAGTTGGCATAG GTGTGATCCCTAACTCAGAGTTCCTgcagggtactcccatagcgatGGACTCTAAGAGCTCAGTCATAGTGGACAAG tGCATGAGGACCAATGTTCTTGAAGTGTTCTGTGGAGGAGACCTGGCTACCTTCCCCCTGACAATGGCCAAAGACCAGAGGGTCAATATAGGACACTGGCAGATGGCACAGGCACACG ggAGAGTAGCAGCCCTGAACATGCTGAATATACCCACTGAACTCAACTCTGTCCCTTACTACTGGACCGTCCTACTGGGGAAGAACATCAGATACACAG GCTATGGGGAAGGATACACTGACATCGTGGTAAAAGGGAAAGTGGAGGAACAAAAGTTCCTGGCCTTTTATATCAA